The following is a genomic window from Thermotoga sp. Mc24.
ACCATAAAGATCATCTGTACAACCAGCATTTCACCTGCACACCATCAACTTCAAAATACGGAGGAGGCTCCTTTCTGCATATATCCATGGCCTTTGGACATCTTCCTGCGAACTTGCAGCCCTGTCTCAGATACTCTGCCTGTTCTGTCTCGGACAGTTTTATCCTGATGTCCCACTTTTTCTTCGGATCCGGCTCTGGGACGGATTCCCTCAAAAGCTGGGTATATGGATGCTTTGGTTCCATGAGAACTTTCTCTGCAGGTCCCAGTTCCACTATATTTCCTCTGAACATGACGGCGATTCTGTCAG
Proteins encoded in this region:
- a CDS encoding oligopeptide/dipeptide ABC transporter ATP-binding protein, coding for GGQLQRISIARALLTNPSLLVADEPVSMVDASLRMSIVNLFKDLKEQYGVSVLYITHDLTTAYYVSDRIAVMFRGNIVELGPAEKVLMEPKHPYTQLLRESVPEPDPKKKWDIRIKLSETEQAEYLRQGCKFAGRCPKAMDICRKEPPPYFEVDGVQVKCWLYR